ctcttgcttgtttttttatttgtccagCCCAAGTGATGGTGCTCTGCAGTCAGGCTGGTGAGTAAATCAGTCGCAGCGCCCCCTGGGGACGTGGTGGGGGGGTGACCTCAGCTGTCCCGACAGGACTCGCAGCACCGAGCTTTGAACTGGGCCAGTGAGCAGAGCTCCAGCTGCCGGACCTTCTCACAGTACCTGGTGCTGTCTCTGCACTCccctgtgaacacacacacacacacacacacgcatacatacatacacacacacacacacacacaatattgtGATGAGGCCTTTGAACCCAAtgcagtgctcagtgctgctttATCTGTGTGAGCGAGTGCTGTGTTAATGTATTAGCTGTATCAAAGTGCGCTGATGACAGGGAATTACCAGCATGAAGATGTGCCGTGTTACAGTGTGCTATTTGTGTTAGGGATGTGTCATAGTGCATTCGGGAGAGCTGTGAAGAGCAGCAGAAAtgtgtgggcgtggccgagACTCACCCCGGGCGCAGGGCAGGATGTTGCAGCGCTGCCagctggaggggcggggcctccagGCGCAGTTAACGTCCCGGGTGGTCTTGCCGGTCCGCTGGTGGGCGCAGGACACGCGGCGGGACTGGAAGCCGTGGCTGCCGCAGGTGGAGGTGCACTGCGTCCAGGGTCCCACCCGCCACTGCAGCGCACAGGCCTCCGTGGAGCAGTTCCTGTAGGCCCCCGGCCTGTGGGGGCAGAGAGGACAGGTCTCAAAACtgcaccgacacacacacacacacacacacacacggctgagGAGCCTAAAAACATGGGGGCTGAACTACATCTTTTTGTTTGCCATTGTTTCTCAACCATAACCTTTCTTTGTGTAGTCATTCACACATGTCTACACAGCATCCCATGCTGGGCAGTTTGATAAAGTGCTCCATAATGTACTTGCAGTGTTTCATAAGCTGGTCTTCCTACATCTAGtctatatattttctgaaaaacaacaggaCAAACCTAACCTAATCTCATGACATGAAGAGTTGGAAGTGGTTGAGGTTTTATGTTCTGCTGGCCGATAGTGTCTAGGCATTTGGccacaacacaaaaaagcagAACATCACTTAGTAGACGATGTGGGTCACAGCGGTGGTGGCAGAGGTCACGCTGGTCTTGCCTGGGTAGAGAGCTGCACTCGGCGTGGGCGACTCTGGTGCCGTTCCTGTCCTGGCAGAACATCTGCCTGTGCTGCGTGGCCTGACGGTGTCCCACACAGCGTCCGTGGCACTAAGAGACCAGGGTGTGCAGCGTTAGTCTGTGACCACAGCAGCGCAAAGACAACCTGTCACAGTTATCATCCCCACACCAGTCCATCTTTGTCACAGTGAATGAAGCTACTAGAGCGGACTCTactgaatgaataaaatctGCACAAAGTTATTCTCATTCTCTTTTGCAAAAATGGCAACTTCCATATCTAATTACAGTAGTTTGCTCTTAATGCTGAATGAAGCCCCCCAGAGGTGTTCAGTGCTCACCGTGCCCCAAGCAGACGTTGCCCACTCCACACAGGGCATGGCACTACACagctgggtgtgggggggtctcctccctgcccccacacAGCTGTCCTCCTCTTGGGTGCCCCTCTGGCAATACACCCTGCGTACCTGCACACCTCCCCCACAGCTGATGGAGCAAGGAGACCAGGGGGACGCCTGCCACCTGCCCCGAGGAGAGAGGAGCTTCAGGACTGAGATTATGACAGaaccaaatacacacacacacactctccatcttttgcatacaaacacacacacacactccatcttttgcatacaaacacacacacacactccatcttttgcatacaaacacacacacacactccatcttatgcacgcaaaaacacacacacacccacacacacactctctccatcttttgcacacacacacaaacacacacacactctccatctcttgcacagaaaaacacacacatacacacgcacacatccataatgggtggagctaccatGTGTGAATGCCATATGAATactgaacatattttattttttactatggAGAACAAATTCTTATGAATTTGTGTTTGACAGAGCATGGTGTATTCTATTCTAAAAAGCAAATATCTTGAGGTCAAACTACAGCATGGCAAATGCATCAATCTACAAAGAAGGGCTCCCATTGGAAATCAAATTAATTCTGGCATCAGGCTTACAAAAGTATACAGAAGCCTCATCTGTTTTATCTGAGAGAAACTCTGTAAAAGTTATACAGTCATAAAACTTCACCACACTGCTTCTGGTACAGGGCCACAGTCCATTATACTATTATAGGGATCAGCTCATCAGAGTacaactgctttcatttactgaGATCATCTCTGTTTGGATCCTCAGGCTACCATTTCCATTAGCTAGTATTGTCTGTTGAGTTTAGTCATAACTAGTGAAGACAAAAAGTTTTTTACaataatttgttatttatgaaatcaatactttcattttctctgctgcttctgctcctgAGTCGCAGCTTCACAATCTGCCACTTTGTGGAGCTGCAGCACAATGCTGAACAAATATAAAGGCCCAAAGAAAACAGCGAAATggtataaatatgtaaaaaacaaTCCTGACGTTCTTCTCAAACTATGTGCATTTTGCTAATTTCATACTGTTGGATCACACACTTCACTTTCAAGATGTTTTTCAATGAGAGGCAGCAcaatacatgtttattttatgctcAGTCAAATTCATGATTAAAAGGAGAAATGCAGATGGGCCTTTGCCGATGTTCACCGTTCTGACACATGCAGTAACACAACAGTACCTAGGGGGGCAGTGTTGTCCTTGGCAGGCCGCTGTACTCTGCGTGGCGTTTTTCTTGTCTCGGCACAGCGAGTGGTTCCCCTCAACACCGTCCAGCAGACACTTCAGCCCTGGGGCCTTGACCCCTGTGACCACACATAGGATGATATCATCATGCTATTGCAGTATGTCAGGCTAATTTACTGGTAATGTTTCTAGGACACTTCAACTAATACCTTAATAATGTATACAGTGATGATGCCAGAAATGTTGATGATGGTTATTAGCTCACAGTTATATTCTTTGAACATAGTAGGAACCAGGGCACAGCATCCCTAGCAACAGTTAAGTTGGACTTTTTTCAACACCTTTTGCCACTTATCTACTCACTTAAGATTATCtgggcatgcacacaccctcaatGCTCTCTGAAAGGTGACCTGGCATTCCTAATCACCACTGATGCTGGCACACGGGGAACAGACTAGAGCCATACTTTGTTCATTCGCCGTAGGGTCACGACTCCTGAATAATCACATTTGCAATGTATTGTTGCCAGAGCAGTCAAACAGCATCACAGCATAGCCTCTCCGTGACTGGAACGGCCATGCTTTCTTTCAGTGCGTTCTGTGCTAAATCTAAAGTGTTATTGCTGGACTGCAACCGGTCCAAGGCAGAGACACAAGGAGGAAAACATGTACCTCACCCTATTACAGCGCTTACACAGCACATTGCATCTGGGAAAGATGATATTTTGAGTCTTTATGCATGCTTGATTTCGTTCCTGACTTTCTTAGGAATGCTACATTTGGGATGCCTGTGGTACAAGGCCAGTGGCATGCAGGTCTTCAGATACAGGCACTAACATTAAGCATCGCAATAGTGTTTGGTCAAGAGATTGAGGATTGAAGAGGGGTAGAACAATTACCACTCACTGTAGTATAATCGAATGTGATATTAAATAATCCCACAGCAGGTTAAACAAAGGTTTTACATCACAGGATAAAAAGAGCAGCTTGGGTTATCTGACTTTTGTCTTTGTcgatgtattttattttgatggtgAGGAATGCAACATGCAATGTGttattttctaaatgtttaaaatctgTGTAAATTGCATTTCTAGCAGACTATGCATGGATTCTTAGCCTGGGTGATGGAATTTTGGACACAGGGTTACAATATTGCCTCACCCTGCACAAATAATATAAGTGCTTCAACACTTCCActccacaaaaaacaaaagaaagttcTAGAAAAATAGAGTAAATACCACAGGGAGACAGGAAAGTGATTCTAGTCTTTTTTGGCTGCAATGTAATATGGCATGAAAGTTAAGACCTTTCAGCCTAGACAAACTGaagatgaattaattaattgttaacctattttatttacttctgtTTCATTGTAATATTGGTCAATACTAAGAGTAGGATGTGTAATACTTAATACTCAATAAGAGTATCGATTATAAGAgtattgaaatataaaaatttgtgaatttaaaatctcatttcataCACTAGTCAGATCAGCTTTGCTCCAAACATCCATATTGTTGCTGTCTACTCTGTAATGATGCCTGTAGTTACCCTTGTTATTTGCGCTTATTTTCCATAGCCTCCTTGCAGCCAGCAATTCACCTTTGTCCCCTATAGGGggcatgagtctctggtcttaatctcatgaaacatattctactatgctgaaacctacactacaagggacattcaataaaaataaaataaatacttttgcagatattttcattgcaacatgtttctgtcatccAAGACAGTTgtattatgaaaaaaagaaagaaaatgcttaTACGTTcttctgctgggtctcaggaggataatGGCCCTGAAAGTTGCGTTAGACAAAGGTATCTGTCAAAGTATTGTAAATGTGACTCACCTTGTACATCCAGGGCCATCCTCAGCTCCAGTGTCCCAGCATTGTTCTCCGCGCTGCAGCTGACTTCGCCCCTCAGGGTTCGGGTGATGTTTGGTAGGCGCAGGACCTGGTTCTCCGCCAACAGCTGATGAGCCACTCCTGCAATCTGGGACAGGGTTTGCCTGTTCAGGAACCAGGACACCGTGGGTCTGGGGTGACTCGTAACGGGGCAGCCTGCATGAGGAGCACAGAACATCTAAATGTAGATCCTTCAGAAGACAACAGCTCAGCTTCAGCCTCAACATACTTAGTGGATGAGAGCAAGATGTGCACCAGAGAACACTGTATACTGCCCATAGACTGTGGAAAAGACCATCAGACAGGTGTAAGCCTGTCACTTTCAGTGAATCACTGCTGGATACCTTAACAAAAGGCAGGTGTGACTTCTTGGCAGCTCACAAAGCCAGAGAATCCTTCTAATATAATTTCCTGTTCCTGACTCCTCATTACCTCCCTCACAGTTTTTTAGCAGAGGGCCCGGCTGTACATCAATGGAGCCCCCTCACTCAAACCAGCAAATAACAAAAAGACCGGCGCTGTCAAtgaagaggtcaaaggtcacaagGAGAGGGTAGGGGGACGGACCAATGAGGGCAGTGGTGCCGGTCTGCAGAGTGGTTCTGGTATGATTGCTGGTCATCAGGAGAGTGTGGACACCAGGTTCTGCTGCACGGGTCAGGGCAGTCCAGAGGGGGTCATCCGGAGCAGGCTGTGGTGGCTctgagaaagaaggaaaatgaCCCATGAACGGTCACGCTCCACAGAGACCACGTGTAGACAGATCTATGTGCCGAGGACACTTCTGTGCTGTGGAAATGTGCTGAAACCATTTATCTGTGTCAAAGATCAGATTTCAGTGGCCGAGGAGACAAAGATAAATTATGTTTTGCTAGTACAATTTATATCCTGAATGTCATGCGGTTCCTCATGAAGTGTGCCAGAGTACACTGCAAAGTAAATAACTGACAGACATGATGATAATCAAGAGAGTACTGGACAATTTATGTGTTCGCATGTCTGTATGTCAAGATGAAACAGTCGGATAAGAGTCTGAGACCAATGCGCTGGAAATCTTCTGACAAAGAGGTATTTGTCAGCGGTTACAACATTTCAATAGTCATTCCTGCAAAAGTTTTTCTTGGATCTCGGCCTGCTCTTTGTCTCTCTGGATATCAAGGAGCCTGGCATTGGGAAACAGTGTGTTTAAAGGTGTTTAGACAAAGTGAAGAGGCAGATGTTTCTGATTGGGATCAGAGTGGGGTGGATTAAATGGGGGGGACTCAAACCTGCGATCCTCAGCGAAGAAGACAGGGAGGCGGAGCCGGCGTGGTTCCTGGCGGTGCACGCGTACAGGCCCGCGTCAGTCTCGCGCGGAGCCAGGATTCTCAGGGAGCCCCCTGGCAGCCTGCCTACTCTGCCACGACACAGAGACAAAACCCATGAAATCAGGCAAAAGTGGGGGGAGGGCTGGCTGCACAggccatgcagagctttaaagtACCACAGATGGCCCTCAACACTATTTTCTGTCCACACTGCAACCCACTGGCTAACAAGGATGGTCTTGGGGACAGCTGTggaggggatggggatggggtaCTGCTCTTACCTGCTGCTATACAGAAGCTCTATCCCATCCTTCGTCCAGGTGATGGCAGGCTCGGGGGTGCCAACCGCCTCACACCGAAGCTCCACACTGATGGTCTGTCTAGGCAGGAAGACTGGCTTGCCCACGTAGGCCACAACCTCCAAGGGGGACTGTTCCTTTTCCTGGCTCAGGGTTTTCTGCAAGATGGCCGGGGCTCTAGGATGTTCCCTGTGGGGCCCCGTGGAGCCCCTAGACTGGGTGATGTCTGGGCTGgttttggatttggagctctgGGTGGAGGACTCAGAGGAAGACCTGCTGGGGTGGAGCAGGGTAGACTCATTGCTCTCGCCGTGGTTCTTGGAGAGCTCCACCAGCAGCTGGGTCAGGAGCTGGTCACTGTGCAGGGCCTGCTGGGCATGGGGATGGAGCGACAGGTTCC
The nucleotide sequence above comes from Anguilla rostrata isolate EN2019 chromosome 7, ASM1855537v3, whole genome shotgun sequence. Encoded proteins:
- the LOC135259307 gene encoding ADAMTS-like protein 1, translated to MSRAVSCTHLQSRENNRTVVVSDGKCRQPKPNPVQACNRFDCPPMWELKDWGQCSRSCGGGMQRREVLCKQRLADGSVLELPDTFCPSPTPPTLQACDKRECPPRWVPTEWSQCSATCGEGTQRLALVCRKQEENGEYRTLAPAACAAFPEPTTVRACSLGTCAKNFKPGGTKLGPSILAQRKVYIQWRKEKKLQLIMGGYAYLLPRTSVFIRCPVRRFRKGQIRWLKDGKALLSQPHLFVTALGYIKIQHLRASHAGVYTCAAGQAQENLVLKVIGSKQKLAVPEGSLWLTEGEGKAPPGDLDLRLSFGKYDGIVQRLLELKGAAREGPDSRELLDSAEKNASTLEEDSAGDAWVPQTLVMEMWRLDEIIRNLSLHPHAQQALHSDQLLTQLLVELSKNHGESNESTLLHPSRSSSESSTQSSKSKTSPDITQSRGSTGPHREHPRAPAILQKTLSQEKEQSPLEVVAYVGKPVFLPRQTISVELRCEAVGTPEPAITWTKDGIELLYSSRVGRLPGGSLRILAPRETDAGLYACTARNHAGSASLSSSLRIAEPPQPAPDDPLWTALTRAAEPGVHTLLMTSNHTRTTLQTGTTALIGCPVTSHPRPTVSWFLNRQTLSQIAGVAHQLLAENQVLRLPNITRTLRGEVSCSAENNAGTLELRMALDVQGVKAPGLKCLLDGVEGNHSLCRDKKNATQSTAACQGQHCPPRWQASPWSPCSISCGGGVQVRRVYCQRGTQEEDSCVGAGRRPPHTQLCSAMPCVEWATSAWGTCHGRCVGHRQATQHRQMFCQDRNGTRVAHAECSSLPRPGAYRNCSTEACALQWRVGPWTQCTSTCGSHGFQSRRVSCAHQRTGKTTRDVNCAWRPRPSSWQRCNILPCARGECRDSTRYCEKVRQLELCSLAQFKARCCESCRDS